A window of Xiphophorus hellerii strain 12219 chromosome 7, Xiphophorus_hellerii-4.1, whole genome shotgun sequence contains these coding sequences:
- the LOC116723562 gene encoding dynein light chain Tctex-type 1, whose product MLTGMEEYTSGDDGNFNTDETSVLVKECIEGVIGGTDYNHNKVNQWTANIVEHSLTHLVKQGRPFKYIVNCTIMQKSGAGLHTANSCYWDTTTDGSCTVRWENRTMYCVVSVFAVAM is encoded by the exons ATGCTGACAGGGATGGAGGAGTACACCTCTGGGGATGAt GGCAACTTCAACACTGACGAGACAAGTGTCTTGGTGAAGGAG TGTATCGAAGGAGTGATCGGTGGAACAGACTATAACCACAACAAAGTGAACCAGTGGACCGCCAACATCGTTGAGCATTCACTGACTCACCTGGTGAAGCAGGGTCGCCCCTTCAAATACATCG TGAATTGTACCATCATGCAGAAGAGCGGTGCAGGTCTCCACACAGCCAATTCCTGCTACTGGGACACCACTACAGACG gaAGCTGCACGGTCCGGTGGGAGAACCGCACCATGTACTGTGTGGTCAGTGTGTTTGCTGTGGCGATGTGA
- the xk gene encoding membrane transport protein XK, with the protein MRFPSSIFVSVSLFTAETTAALYLSTTYRSAGDQIWQGLTLLFTLVPSVLVQLTLTFIHRDLSRDRPLVLLLHILQLGPIVRCLEAFCIYGSVGQVEEPYVSITRKKQMPREGQSEEVERQVGQAEGKLFTHRAAFSRTSVIQAFLGSAPQLTLQLYICVLQQEVSIGRGTLMVISLLSIVYGALRCNILAIKLKYDDYEVDIRPMAYLCIFLWRGFEIATRVVVLVLFSSVLQLWVLPVVFLNFSVFFFYPWILFWQSHSPFPENIEKTLTRVGTTIVLCLLTFLYAGINMFCWSAVQVKLNDPDLINKSQNWYRMAVYYMVRFVENALLLLLWYMHKTDFYEFIFAPLLVLQLLLAYAMAIFFMLVFYQFCHPCRRLFSSSMTQGLWDCSSFLCVLCTSASPHNRPMGRAVLETSVHQDPSNNQVPDTSTDSADDVPNDTTFDVLNDTIYDVPNVENSIRGGVNGDVSHSMSCNV; encoded by the exons ATGCGCTTCCCCAGCTCCATCTTTGTGTCGGTGTCTCTGTTCACGGCCGAGACCACGGCAGCGCTGTACCTCAGCACCACGTACCGCTCCGCCGGAGACCAGATCTGGCAGGGTCTCACCCTCCTCTTCACGCTCGTCCCGTCCGTCCTGGTGCAGCTGACCCTCACCTTCATCCACCGGGACCTGAGCAGAGACAGACCCCTcgtcctgctgctgcacatCCTGCAGCTCGGTCCCATTGTCAG GTGTCTGGAGGCGTTCTGCATCTATGGCAGCGTGGGCCAAGTGGAGGAGCCCTATGTCAGCATCACCAGGAAGAAGCAGATGCCCCGCGAGGGTCAGTCAGAGGAAGTGGAGCGGCAGGTGGGTCAGGCCGAGGGGAAGCTGTTCACACACCGGGCCGCGTTCTCCCGCACCTCTGTGATTCAGGCCTTCCTGGGATCGGCTCCGCAGCTCACCCTGCAGCTCTACATCTgcgtgctgcagcaggaggtgTCCATCGGAagag GCACACTGATGGTGATCTCCCTTCTGTCCATTGTGTATGGAGCGCTGCGCTGCAACATCCTGGCCATTAAGCTCAAATACGATGACTACGAGGTGGACATCCGACCCATGGCTTACCTCTGCATCTTCCTGTGGAGAGGCTTCGAGATCGCCACGCGTGTGGTAGTCCTAGTTCTGTTCAGCTCCGTCCTGCAGCTCTGGGTCCTGCCTGTGGTTTTCCTGAATTTTTcggttttcttcttctaccCCTGGATCCTCTTCTGGCAGAGTCACTCACCGTTCCCCGAGAACATAGAGAAGACCCTCACCAGGGTGGGGACCACCATTGTTCTGTGCCTGCTGACGTTTCTCTACGCAGGCATCAACATGTTCTGCTGGTCGGCCGTGCAGGTGAAGCTGAACGACCCGGACCTCATCAACAAATCCCAGAATTGGTATCGCATGGCCGTGTACTACATGGTTCGATTTGTGGAGAACGCCTTGCTGCTCCTGCTGTGGTATATGCACAAAACGGACTTCTACGAGTTCATCTTCGCGCCTCTGctggtgctgcagctgctgctggcctaCGCCATGGCCATCTTCTTCATGCTGGTCTTCTACCAGTTCTGCCATCCGTGCCGGAGGCTCTTCTCCTCCAGCATGACGCAGGGCCTCTGGGATTGCTCGTCCTTCCTCTGCGTCTTGTGTACCTCTGCTTCCCCTCACAACAGGCCAATGGGGAGGGCGGTACTGGAGACATCTGTCCACCAAGACCCATCTAACAACCAGGTTCCCGACACATCCACCGACAGCGCAGACGATGTGCCAAACGACACCACATTTGATGTTCTCAATGACACGATCTATGACGTTCCTAATGTGGAAAACAGCATCAGAGGTGGAGTCAACGGGGACGTAAGCCACAGTATGTCCTGCAACGTCTGA